Proteins encoded in a region of the Esox lucius isolate fEsoLuc1 chromosome 9, fEsoLuc1.pri, whole genome shotgun sequence genome:
- the LOC105005714 gene encoding calmodulin-regulated spectrin-associated protein 3 isoform X1 has translation MDDAGEMRKTSTVPEIKPLDQYDFNRAKVCASVRWLLAKSYGSAENVPVELRDPLYRDQYNQEHLKPSVSKLLLSPELYCRTHALLHGASQPAAQGPPGDNSALLQLLTKRGLLPWGQDGAVTESDLVHTPIKTTAHLVLIDALMSLAAMETVGKVKMAAEADHMGGGAPWENALLFWVNRLNQKLRESTEEQDAPEAPTCTDLQPVQPACPNRWYWKLVPHAIAFCLKESGNKPPVIRYRKDKVQSKQTPTFPLVSGVKDLSNGCAIAAVLHYYCPELLPLEDVCLKDTMSVADSLYNLQMIKDFCETSLQSCCPLALEDLLYAPPTLHVNIMTFVSDLLGWFEVQKPDFVKPLQPIDLTDASGLLDCTSPVSGNSNSGSPSFIFKQPFVPISSPMSPEGNMWTKKQISRPLSAVTFSIPFGLDSDVDVVMGNPVRSASSDSLTAGVPATMTSSGMKSSGMTRVPYSPPEDLSHLVSSSAPKHSSWGPHAHSHTPPLGELPTIEEALQVSHAPGGGKGGAERGGGGGKGERGGEKKAVKRPEPRLRPEGAPAGFFLHSPEDNLTQLSSSAPCHTGMLYRPIRVDGGEGKRPRGGDGEKGEMDDRGRRSSKGSRDDDSVLRDGSMDSSEASDDAPRNAPGNVRPAHGRQGNGSVNNTGGGSPRMTSFAERRDRRRQSGMPGEESVTNPATPALSGPNPGTPTLHASSNPGTPTLHASSNPGTPGRQASPGGRHPEPGTEAWELGVRLEEKRRAIEAQKRRIEAIFTRHRQRLGKTAFLQLKREQGEGGGEGEEDPIPLEERLTRMEEQLKEEEEKEEREKGKEKAEEGSSRLLPRLEKQVTFSVDTRKGAGNVEVPEQGGGAVLGECNEVVLKLTEALRSLQDDMQKLTRQQQQLMGQRTTPKTTPKTTPRTPPKTPNKCLTPTKSPTRTPTKSPTPTPTKSLSKAWMIPAGVKPSSPANNGSRKGHAHLSSTPPKTPMSSSCPAPRTKIHSSSSSAPRSPKHHPRTSHPHPRPSELKFPPSTRVLTPAQHVDSLPHLRRVSPSQCQVQTASSFRIGSPRTPKDPPPAPVPRPEESASDTGSGETPTQFSLELEELEGGGGGLPVFPQNKRGPPGGGGSSSGAPSECSFESETLSLSAAYCGGGMEAGGSGAGGRTGGEAGGKRCSLMEVSLSSLGGPEGGSDEPTDTEGQEFFSDSMSDHTEPTSGEPMEPSDSLEPIVEPRVTAVEPRVKMTQNTELLEHTMEPVEQTDLEGKGGLGFFFKEDVRCEDEMAQRRAALLERQQKRTEELKKRYENDRESRPRSAEELRGCLPHTPPTSCTPAPAAGVPSLTPPSTPGRRGDFTRREYAHRQQIRIMADLEKVLQQKHNNQGRGSIKKPRPRPQSVTREESQLSRSPAKGPMGSKLTKVYSHSSLNLAATTDDSGNMAPDQTAPDQTAPDQTAPDQTAPDQAAPDQAAPDQAAPDQAAPDQVAPDNNVPDKSITRPSNKPSQPDSPCRLMSPSRLVNQNGDKDWENESNGSSPSIPEYTGPKLFKEPSFKSNKYIIHNALSRCCLAGKVNETQKNKIMEEMEKSPANHFLILFRDSNCQFRAVYTMSPEADELVRLAGVGPRVISPALVESIYKYSSDRKQFSCIPSKTLSMSVDAFTLPGHLWHGKRPSTPKKSGTPK, from the exons ATGGATGATGCGGGTGAGATGAGGAAGACGTCCACTGTGCCGGAGATAAAACCGTTGGATCAGTACGACTTCAACCGAGCGAAGGTGTGTGCGAGCGTCCGGTGGCTACTTGCGAAGTCTTACGGTTCGGCAG AGAATGTCCCAGTTGAGCTACGGGATCCTCTGTATAGAGACCAGTATAACCAGGAACATCTAAAGCCCTCCGTCTCCAAGCTACTACTGTCCCCAGAGCTGTACTGCAGGACCCACGCCCTGCTCCATGGGGCCTCCCAACCCGCTGCCCAGGGGCCCCCGGGGGACAACAGCGCTCTGCTACAGCTTCTTACCAAGAGAGGCCTTTTGCCCTGGGGTCAGGATGGAGCCGTCACAGAGAGCGACCTGGTTCACACGCCCATCAAGacg ACAGCTCACTTGGTCCTGATTGATGCGCTGATGTCACTAGCTGCCATGGAGACGGTGGGCAAGGTTAAGATGGCGGCAGAGGCGGACCATATGGGGGGCGGAGCTCCGTGGGAGAATGCCCTCCTCTTCTGGGTCAACCGG TTGAATCAGAAGCTGAGAGAAAGCACAGAGGAACAGGACGCACCTGAAGCTCCTACCTGCACAGACCTGCAGCCTGTTCAGCCAGCC TGTCCCAACCGCTGGTACTGGAAACTGGTCCCA CATGCCATCGCTTTTTGTTTGAAGGAGTCTGGGAATAAACCTCCAGTG ATCCGCTATAGAAAGGATAAGGTTCAGTCCaagcagactccaacctttcctcTGGTGTCAGGAGTGAAGGATCTGTCTAATGGTTGTGCAATAGCTGCCGTTCTTCACTACTACTGCCCTGAGCTGCTGCCGCTGgagg ATGTCTGTCTGAAGGACACCATGTCGGTGGCAGACAGCCTCTATAACCTGCAGATGATTAAAGACTTCTGTGAGACCAGCCTGCAGAGCTGCTGCCCCCTAGCCCTGGAGGACCTGCTCTACGCCCCGCCCACACTGCAC GTGAACATCATGACCTTCGTATCTGACCTGTTGGGATGGTTTGAGGTGCAGAAACCCGACTTTGTCAAGCCTTTGCAGCCAATTGACCTGACAG ATGCCTCAGGTTTATTGGACTGCACCAGTCCTGTCAGTGGAAACAGCAACAG CGGATCGCCTTCTTTTATCTTCAAACAGCCGTTTGTCCCAATATCCTCACCTATGTCACCTG AGGGAAACATGTGGACCAAGAAACAAATCAG TCGTCCTCTCTCGGCTGTGACCTTCAGTATTCCATTCGGTCTGGACAGTGACGTGGATGTCGTCATGGGCAACCCTGTGCGTTCCGCCAGCTCTGACAGCCTGACCGCCGGCGTCCCGGCCACGATGACCTCATCGGGCATGAAGTCATCGGGGATGACACGGGTTCCCTACAGCCCCCCCGAGGACCTGAGTCACCTTGTCAGCTCCTCTGCCCCGAAGCACTCCTCCTGGGGCCCACatgcgcactcacacacacctccccttgGCGAGCTGCCGACCATCGAGGAGGCCCTGCAGGTCAGCCATGCTCCTGGAGGAGGGAAAGGAGGagcagaaagaggaggaggaggagggaaaggagagCGGGGAGGGGAGAAAAAAGCAGTAAAGAGGCCAGAGCCCCGCCTGCGTCCGGAAGGTGCTCCCGCTGGTTTCTTCCTTCATTCTCCTGAAGACAACCTCACCCAGCTGAGCAGCTCCGCCCCCTGTCATACCGGAATGCTTTACCGGCCAATAAGAGTGGACGGGGGTGAGGGGAAGAGACCGAGAGGGGGAGAcggggagaagggagagatggatgatAGGGGGAGACGTTCCTCGAAGGGCTCAAGAGACGACGACTCGGTCCTCCGCGACGGGAGCATGGATTCCTCTGAAGCCTCCGACGACGCCCCTAGAAATGCCCCTGGCAACGTCCGCCCCGCCCATGGTCGTCAAGGAAACGGAAGCGTCAACAACACTGGTGGTGGCAGCCCGCGAATGACGAGTTTTGCGGAGCGCCGGGACAGACGCAGGCAATCCGGCATGCCGGGGGAGGAGTCCGTCACCAACCCCGCGACCCCTGCCCTCAGCGGCCCCAACCCAGGGACCCCCACCCTCCACGCCTCCTCCAACCCAGGGACCCCCACCCTCCACGCCTCCTCCAACCCGGGGACCCCTGGCCGCCAGGCCAGCCCAGGTGGGAGGCACCCTGAGCCGGGTACAGAGGCCTGGGAGCTGGGCGTTCGCCTGGAAGAGAAACGCAGAGCCATCGAGGCCCAGAAGAGACGCATAGAGGCCATATTCACCAGGCACAGGCAGAGGCTGGGCAAGACAGCCTTCCTGCAGCTGAAGAGAGAgcagggagaagggggaggggagggagaagaggaccCCATACCTCTGGAGGAGCGCCTCACACGCATGGAGGAGCAgctgaaagaggaggaggagaaggaggagagggagaaagggaaggagaaagcGGAAGAAGGGAGCTCCCGCCTCCTGCCACGGTTGGAGAAGCAGGTGACTTTCTCCGTGGATACGAGGAAAGGGGCGGGGAACGTGGAGGTTCCTGAGCAGGGTGGAGGGGCTGTCCTGGGGGAGTGCAACGAGGTGGTGCTGAAGCTGACGGAGGCTCTGAGGTCACTACAGGACGACATGCAGAAACTGACAcggcaacaacaacagctgatGGGTCAGAGGACCACACCCAAAACCACACCTAAAACCACACCCAGAACACCACCCAAGACGCCCAACAAATGTCTCACCCCGACCAAGAGTCCAACTCGGACCCCGACTAAAAGTCCCACCCCGACTCCGACCAAGAGCCTCAGTAAGGCCTGGATGATCCCCGCGGGTGTCAAACCCTCCTCCCCCGCTAACAACGGCTCCCGCAAAGGCCACGCCCACTTATCCTCCACTCCTCCCAAAACGCCTATGTCCTCCTCCTGCCCTGCCCCTCGCACCAAGATCcactcctcctcgtcctctgcCCCCCGTAGCCCCAAACACCACCCGCGGAcctcccacccccacccccgcccctCAGAGCTCAAGTTCCCCCCTTCGACCCGTGTTCTCACCCCCGCCCAGCACGTGGACTCCCTGCCCCACCTAAGACGGGTGTCCCCCAGCCAGTGTCAGGTGCAGACCGCCTCCTCCTTCCGTATCGGCAGCCCCCGGACCCCCAAGGACCCCCCGCCCGCCCCAGTGCCGCGGCCGGAGGAGAGTGCCTCGGACACGGGTTCTGGCGAGACACCCACCCAGTTCAGCCTggagctggaggagctggagggaggagggggaggcctGCCCGTGTTTCCCCAGAACAAGAGAGGTCCTCCTGGGGGAGGCGGCAGCAGCTCCGGTGCCCCCTCAGAGTGCTCCTTTGAGAGCGAGACGCTATCACTGTCAGCCGCGTACTGCGGAGGAGGAATGGAGGCTGGGGGAAGTGGAGCaggaggaagaacaggaggagaaGCAGGAGGAAAGCGCTGCAGTCTGATGGAGGTGTCGTTGTCATCCCTGGGAGGACCAGAGGGGGGCAGCGACGAGCCAACTGACACAGAAGGACAGGAGTTCTTCTCTGACTCCATGAGCGACCACACAGAACCAACTTCGGGAGAACCAATGGAACCTTCCGATTCTTTGGAACCCATAGTAGAACCCAGAGTAACTGCTGTGGAACCCAGAGTAAAAATGACACAGAACACAGAACTCTTGGAGCACACGATGGAACCCGTGGAGCAGACCGACCTGGAGGGAAAAGGGGGGTTGGGTTTCTTCTTCAAG gaggatGTGCGTTGTGAAGATGAGATGGCTCAGCGGAGAGCTGCTCTGTTGGAACGACAGCAGAAAAGAACAGAGGAACTGAAGAAAAGATATGAAAATGACAGAGAGAGCcg ACCACGATCTGCTGAGGAGCTGAGAGGCTGTCTCCCCCACACTCCTCCCACCTCCTGTACCCCTGCCCCTGCCGCTGGCgtcccctccctcactcccccaaGCACGCCTGGTCGTCGGGGTGATTTCACCCGGAGGGAATACGCCCATCGGCAGCAGATACGCATCATGGCCGATCTGGAGAAGGTGCTACAACAGAAGCACAACAATCAGGGACGGGGCTCCATAAAGAAGCCTCGCCCGCGACCTCAGAGTGTGACCCGTGAGGAGTCACAGCTGTCCCGCAGCCCGGCCAAGGGCCCTAtgg GTTCTAAGTTAACTAAGGTGTACTCTCATTCCTCTCTTAACTTGGCTGCTACGACTGATGATTCAGGAAACATGGCCCCGGACCAGACGGCCCCGGACCAGACGGCCCCGGACCAGACGGCCCCGGACCAGACGGCCCCGGACCAGGCGGCCCCCGACCAGGCGGCCCCCGACCAGGCGGCCCCCGACCAGGCGGCCCCGGACCAGGTAGCCCCTGACAACAATGTTCCTGACAAAAGCATCACTCGCCCAAGCAACAAACCAAG CCAACCCGATTCGCCCTGCCGTCTGATGTCACCAAGCCGGCTGGTCAATCAGAATGGGGATAAGGACTGGGAGAATGAATCCAATGGCTCCTCCCCATCCATCCCAGAATACACCG ggcCGAAACTGTTCAAAGAGCCGAGCTTCAAGTCTAATAAGTACATCATCCACAATGCGTTGTCTCGCTGCTGTCTGGCAGGGAAAGTCAACGAGACACAGAAGAACAAGATAATGGAG GAGATGGAAAAGAGTCCAGCCAACCACTTCCTGATTCTGTTCCGGGATTCCAACTGTCAGTTCCGAGCCGTCTACACCATGAGCCCCGAGGCCGACGAGCTGGTCCGGCTGGCGGGGGTGGGCCCGCGGGTCATAAGCCCCGCCCTCGTGGAGTCCATCTACAAGTACAGCTCTGACAGGAAACAGTTCAGCTGCATCCCGTCCAAGACCCTGTCGATGAGCGTGGACGCGTTCACCTTACCGGGTCACCTGTGGCACGGCAAGAGACCCAGCACGCCCAAGAAGTCCGGCACCCCGAAATGA
- the LOC105005714 gene encoding calmodulin-regulated spectrin-associated protein 3 isoform X4 — protein sequence MDDAGEMRKTSTVPEIKPLDQYDFNRAKVCASVRWLLAKSYGSAENVPVELRDPLYRDQYNQEHLKPSVSKLLLSPELYCRTHALLHGASQPAAQGPPGDNSALLQLLTKRGLLPWGQDGAVTESDLVHTPIKTTAHLVLIDALMSLAAMETVGKVKMAAEADHMGGGAPWENALLFWVNRLNQKLRESTEEQDAPEAPTCTDLQPVQPAIRYRKDKVQSKQTPTFPLVSGVKDLSNGCAIAAVLHYYCPELLPLEDVCLKDTMSVADSLYNLQMIKDFCETSLQSCCPLALEDLLYAPPTLHVNIMTFVSDLLGWFEVQKPDFVKPLQPIDLTDASGLLDCTSPVSGNSNSGSPSFIFKQPFVPISSPMSPEGNMWTKKQISRPLSAVTFSIPFGLDSDVDVVMGNPVRSASSDSLTAGVPATMTSSGMKSSGMTRVPYSPPEDLSHLVSSSAPKHSSWGPHAHSHTPPLGELPTIEEALQVSHAPGGGKGGAERGGGGGKGERGGEKKAVKRPEPRLRPEGAPAGFFLHSPEDNLTQLSSSAPCHTGMLYRPIRVDGGEGKRPRGGDGEKGEMDDRGRRSSKGSRDDDSVLRDGSMDSSEASDDAPRNAPGNVRPAHGRQGNGSVNNTGGGSPRMTSFAERRDRRRQSGMPGEESVTNPATPALSGPNPGTPTLHASSNPGTPTLHASSNPGTPGRQASPGGRHPEPGTEAWELGVRLEEKRRAIEAQKRRIEAIFTRHRQRLGKTAFLQLKREQGEGGGEGEEDPIPLEERLTRMEEQLKEEEEKEEREKGKEKAEEGSSRLLPRLEKQVTFSVDTRKGAGNVEVPEQGGGAVLGECNEVVLKLTEALRSLQDDMQKLTRQQQQLMGQRTTPKTTPKTTPRTPPKTPNKCLTPTKSPTRTPTKSPTPTPTKSLSKAWMIPAGVKPSSPANNGSRKGHAHLSSTPPKTPMSSSCPAPRTKIHSSSSSAPRSPKHHPRTSHPHPRPSELKFPPSTRVLTPAQHVDSLPHLRRVSPSQCQVQTASSFRIGSPRTPKDPPPAPVPRPEESASDTGSGETPTQFSLELEELEGGGGGLPVFPQNKRGPPGGGGSSSGAPSECSFESETLSLSAAYCGGGMEAGGSGAGGRTGGEAGGKRCSLMEVSLSSLGGPEGGSDEPTDTEGQEFFSDSMSDHTEPTSGEPMEPSDSLEPIVEPRVTAVEPRVKMTQNTELLEHTMEPVEQTDLEGKGGLGFFFKEDVRCEDEMAQRRAALLERQQKRTEELKKRYENDRESRPRSAEELRGCLPHTPPTSCTPAPAAGVPSLTPPSTPGRRGDFTRREYAHRQQIRIMADLEKVLQQKHNNQGRGSIKKPRPRPQSVTREESQLSRSPAKGPMGSKLTKVYSHSSLNLAATTDDSGNMAPDQTAPDQTAPDQTAPDQTAPDQAAPDQAAPDQAAPDQAAPDQVAPDNNVPDKSITRPSNKPSQPDSPCRLMSPSRLVNQNGDKDWENESNGSSPSIPEYTGPKLFKEPSFKSNKYIIHNALSRCCLAGKVNETQKNKIMEEMEKSPANHFLILFRDSNCQFRAVYTMSPEADELVRLAGVGPRVISPALVESIYKYSSDRKQFSCIPSKTLSMSVDAFTLPGHLWHGKRPSTPKKSGTPK from the exons ATGGATGATGCGGGTGAGATGAGGAAGACGTCCACTGTGCCGGAGATAAAACCGTTGGATCAGTACGACTTCAACCGAGCGAAGGTGTGTGCGAGCGTCCGGTGGCTACTTGCGAAGTCTTACGGTTCGGCAG AGAATGTCCCAGTTGAGCTACGGGATCCTCTGTATAGAGACCAGTATAACCAGGAACATCTAAAGCCCTCCGTCTCCAAGCTACTACTGTCCCCAGAGCTGTACTGCAGGACCCACGCCCTGCTCCATGGGGCCTCCCAACCCGCTGCCCAGGGGCCCCCGGGGGACAACAGCGCTCTGCTACAGCTTCTTACCAAGAGAGGCCTTTTGCCCTGGGGTCAGGATGGAGCCGTCACAGAGAGCGACCTGGTTCACACGCCCATCAAGacg ACAGCTCACTTGGTCCTGATTGATGCGCTGATGTCACTAGCTGCCATGGAGACGGTGGGCAAGGTTAAGATGGCGGCAGAGGCGGACCATATGGGGGGCGGAGCTCCGTGGGAGAATGCCCTCCTCTTCTGGGTCAACCGG TTGAATCAGAAGCTGAGAGAAAGCACAGAGGAACAGGACGCACCTGAAGCTCCTACCTGCACAGACCTGCAGCCTGTTCAGCCAGCC ATCCGCTATAGAAAGGATAAGGTTCAGTCCaagcagactccaacctttcctcTGGTGTCAGGAGTGAAGGATCTGTCTAATGGTTGTGCAATAGCTGCCGTTCTTCACTACTACTGCCCTGAGCTGCTGCCGCTGgagg ATGTCTGTCTGAAGGACACCATGTCGGTGGCAGACAGCCTCTATAACCTGCAGATGATTAAAGACTTCTGTGAGACCAGCCTGCAGAGCTGCTGCCCCCTAGCCCTGGAGGACCTGCTCTACGCCCCGCCCACACTGCAC GTGAACATCATGACCTTCGTATCTGACCTGTTGGGATGGTTTGAGGTGCAGAAACCCGACTTTGTCAAGCCTTTGCAGCCAATTGACCTGACAG ATGCCTCAGGTTTATTGGACTGCACCAGTCCTGTCAGTGGAAACAGCAACAG CGGATCGCCTTCTTTTATCTTCAAACAGCCGTTTGTCCCAATATCCTCACCTATGTCACCTG AGGGAAACATGTGGACCAAGAAACAAATCAG TCGTCCTCTCTCGGCTGTGACCTTCAGTATTCCATTCGGTCTGGACAGTGACGTGGATGTCGTCATGGGCAACCCTGTGCGTTCCGCCAGCTCTGACAGCCTGACCGCCGGCGTCCCGGCCACGATGACCTCATCGGGCATGAAGTCATCGGGGATGACACGGGTTCCCTACAGCCCCCCCGAGGACCTGAGTCACCTTGTCAGCTCCTCTGCCCCGAAGCACTCCTCCTGGGGCCCACatgcgcactcacacacacctccccttgGCGAGCTGCCGACCATCGAGGAGGCCCTGCAGGTCAGCCATGCTCCTGGAGGAGGGAAAGGAGGagcagaaagaggaggaggaggagggaaaggagagCGGGGAGGGGAGAAAAAAGCAGTAAAGAGGCCAGAGCCCCGCCTGCGTCCGGAAGGTGCTCCCGCTGGTTTCTTCCTTCATTCTCCTGAAGACAACCTCACCCAGCTGAGCAGCTCCGCCCCCTGTCATACCGGAATGCTTTACCGGCCAATAAGAGTGGACGGGGGTGAGGGGAAGAGACCGAGAGGGGGAGAcggggagaagggagagatggatgatAGGGGGAGACGTTCCTCGAAGGGCTCAAGAGACGACGACTCGGTCCTCCGCGACGGGAGCATGGATTCCTCTGAAGCCTCCGACGACGCCCCTAGAAATGCCCCTGGCAACGTCCGCCCCGCCCATGGTCGTCAAGGAAACGGAAGCGTCAACAACACTGGTGGTGGCAGCCCGCGAATGACGAGTTTTGCGGAGCGCCGGGACAGACGCAGGCAATCCGGCATGCCGGGGGAGGAGTCCGTCACCAACCCCGCGACCCCTGCCCTCAGCGGCCCCAACCCAGGGACCCCCACCCTCCACGCCTCCTCCAACCCAGGGACCCCCACCCTCCACGCCTCCTCCAACCCGGGGACCCCTGGCCGCCAGGCCAGCCCAGGTGGGAGGCACCCTGAGCCGGGTACAGAGGCCTGGGAGCTGGGCGTTCGCCTGGAAGAGAAACGCAGAGCCATCGAGGCCCAGAAGAGACGCATAGAGGCCATATTCACCAGGCACAGGCAGAGGCTGGGCAAGACAGCCTTCCTGCAGCTGAAGAGAGAgcagggagaagggggaggggagggagaagaggaccCCATACCTCTGGAGGAGCGCCTCACACGCATGGAGGAGCAgctgaaagaggaggaggagaaggaggagagggagaaagggaaggagaaagcGGAAGAAGGGAGCTCCCGCCTCCTGCCACGGTTGGAGAAGCAGGTGACTTTCTCCGTGGATACGAGGAAAGGGGCGGGGAACGTGGAGGTTCCTGAGCAGGGTGGAGGGGCTGTCCTGGGGGAGTGCAACGAGGTGGTGCTGAAGCTGACGGAGGCTCTGAGGTCACTACAGGACGACATGCAGAAACTGACAcggcaacaacaacagctgatGGGTCAGAGGACCACACCCAAAACCACACCTAAAACCACACCCAGAACACCACCCAAGACGCCCAACAAATGTCTCACCCCGACCAAGAGTCCAACTCGGACCCCGACTAAAAGTCCCACCCCGACTCCGACCAAGAGCCTCAGTAAGGCCTGGATGATCCCCGCGGGTGTCAAACCCTCCTCCCCCGCTAACAACGGCTCCCGCAAAGGCCACGCCCACTTATCCTCCACTCCTCCCAAAACGCCTATGTCCTCCTCCTGCCCTGCCCCTCGCACCAAGATCcactcctcctcgtcctctgcCCCCCGTAGCCCCAAACACCACCCGCGGAcctcccacccccacccccgcccctCAGAGCTCAAGTTCCCCCCTTCGACCCGTGTTCTCACCCCCGCCCAGCACGTGGACTCCCTGCCCCACCTAAGACGGGTGTCCCCCAGCCAGTGTCAGGTGCAGACCGCCTCCTCCTTCCGTATCGGCAGCCCCCGGACCCCCAAGGACCCCCCGCCCGCCCCAGTGCCGCGGCCGGAGGAGAGTGCCTCGGACACGGGTTCTGGCGAGACACCCACCCAGTTCAGCCTggagctggaggagctggagggaggagggggaggcctGCCCGTGTTTCCCCAGAACAAGAGAGGTCCTCCTGGGGGAGGCGGCAGCAGCTCCGGTGCCCCCTCAGAGTGCTCCTTTGAGAGCGAGACGCTATCACTGTCAGCCGCGTACTGCGGAGGAGGAATGGAGGCTGGGGGAAGTGGAGCaggaggaagaacaggaggagaaGCAGGAGGAAAGCGCTGCAGTCTGATGGAGGTGTCGTTGTCATCCCTGGGAGGACCAGAGGGGGGCAGCGACGAGCCAACTGACACAGAAGGACAGGAGTTCTTCTCTGACTCCATGAGCGACCACACAGAACCAACTTCGGGAGAACCAATGGAACCTTCCGATTCTTTGGAACCCATAGTAGAACCCAGAGTAACTGCTGTGGAACCCAGAGTAAAAATGACACAGAACACAGAACTCTTGGAGCACACGATGGAACCCGTGGAGCAGACCGACCTGGAGGGAAAAGGGGGGTTGGGTTTCTTCTTCAAG gaggatGTGCGTTGTGAAGATGAGATGGCTCAGCGGAGAGCTGCTCTGTTGGAACGACAGCAGAAAAGAACAGAGGAACTGAAGAAAAGATATGAAAATGACAGAGAGAGCcg ACCACGATCTGCTGAGGAGCTGAGAGGCTGTCTCCCCCACACTCCTCCCACCTCCTGTACCCCTGCCCCTGCCGCTGGCgtcccctccctcactcccccaaGCACGCCTGGTCGTCGGGGTGATTTCACCCGGAGGGAATACGCCCATCGGCAGCAGATACGCATCATGGCCGATCTGGAGAAGGTGCTACAACAGAAGCACAACAATCAGGGACGGGGCTCCATAAAGAAGCCTCGCCCGCGACCTCAGAGTGTGACCCGTGAGGAGTCACAGCTGTCCCGCAGCCCGGCCAAGGGCCCTAtgg GTTCTAAGTTAACTAAGGTGTACTCTCATTCCTCTCTTAACTTGGCTGCTACGACTGATGATTCAGGAAACATGGCCCCGGACCAGACGGCCCCGGACCAGACGGCCCCGGACCAGACGGCCCCGGACCAGACGGCCCCGGACCAGGCGGCCCCCGACCAGGCGGCCCCCGACCAGGCGGCCCCCGACCAGGCGGCCCCGGACCAGGTAGCCCCTGACAACAATGTTCCTGACAAAAGCATCACTCGCCCAAGCAACAAACCAAG CCAACCCGATTCGCCCTGCCGTCTGATGTCACCAAGCCGGCTGGTCAATCAGAATGGGGATAAGGACTGGGAGAATGAATCCAATGGCTCCTCCCCATCCATCCCAGAATACACCG ggcCGAAACTGTTCAAAGAGCCGAGCTTCAAGTCTAATAAGTACATCATCCACAATGCGTTGTCTCGCTGCTGTCTGGCAGGGAAAGTCAACGAGACACAGAAGAACAAGATAATGGAG GAGATGGAAAAGAGTCCAGCCAACCACTTCCTGATTCTGTTCCGGGATTCCAACTGTCAGTTCCGAGCCGTCTACACCATGAGCCCCGAGGCCGACGAGCTGGTCCGGCTGGCGGGGGTGGGCCCGCGGGTCATAAGCCCCGCCCTCGTGGAGTCCATCTACAAGTACAGCTCTGACAGGAAACAGTTCAGCTGCATCCCGTCCAAGACCCTGTCGATGAGCGTGGACGCGTTCACCTTACCGGGTCACCTGTGGCACGGCAAGAGACCCAGCACGCCCAAGAAGTCCGGCACCCCGAAATGA